A genomic segment from Candidatus Rokuibacteriota bacterium encodes:
- a CDS encoding adenylate/guanylate cyclase domain-containing protein has protein sequence MTCPRCQATSREGARFCEQCGARQARACPSCGAEVAAEARFCGGCGAALTAGAPATGRFADPQTYTPKHLADKILTTRAQLEGERKLVTVLFADVKGSMELLADRDPEEARKILDPVLERMMEAIHRYEGTVNQVMGDGIMALFGAPVAHEDHAVRACHAALRMQETVGWYADELRRSQGIDVQIRVGLNSGEVVVRAIDSDLHMDYSAIGQTTHLAARMEQLARPGTALMTKDTLRLAEGYIEVRPLGPVPVRGLAESVEIFEIVRAGAVRSRLQAAAARGLTPFVGRDGELGRLRETLEKARAGQGQIVAVSGEPGVGKSRLFWEFTHSHRTHGWLILESSPVSYGRMTSYLPVSDLLKTYFGIEDHDDKRRIQEKVTGKILTLDDSLRGTIPVFLGLLDVTTDEAEQNTDPRERRRRTLDALKRLLLRESQVQPLLVIFENLHWLDGETQAFLDSLVESLPAARLLLMVNYRPEYTHGWGSKSYYTQFRIDPLEPESADELLQAILGNDAALAPLKKLLVSQTEGNPFFLEECVQSLVETGALAGDRGQYRMAKSVETLQMPPTVQAVLASRIDRLEPEDKRLLQAASVIGKDVPFALLDAIADLPEEALRAGLLRLQSAEFIYETTLFPALEYTFKHALTHDVAYGSLVTGRRKVLHARLVDALEHLYADRLGEQVERLAHHAVRGDAWEKAIGYLRQAGAKATSRAGNQEAVAFLEQALQALTHLPEGRAKLEQTIDIRLELRPPLLQLGRLREVLQLSKEAEQLGTELGDESRLGRVYSYLVNYHYLNGEPDLAIGYGERCLRIADATQDLALQALARGYLGLSCHAQGQYRRAELILRQNVDALAQARGTAADQSAISYVTSSGWLAFTLAELGDFHGADACVDQALRVADGAGHVYGQTIARTLAGLVWLRRGHLERALGLLQPSLEACREKHLDVWRPIPASLLGLGLALSGRLAEAMPLLEDGVHLSEVLGVNAYLALWTLHWAEGLMAAGEGERAREMARHALDLAVAHKERGHQAWAWRLLGDLASRGGAPALAEAEQHYRESLGIAEELRMQPVVAHAKMGLGRVMRLAGDRARAEEYLVTAFMLFRGMDVPYWVKKCGEEMVQLGEIFVVARYNPQLYDYLQREFSHEERIRIIMDRRVGERRQRAVPASGERRQSDRRRHEDVDANLRERGFVILHSGNGAS, from the coding sequence CGGCGCCGAGGTGGCGGCCGAGGCGCGCTTCTGCGGCGGCTGCGGCGCGGCGCTGACGGCGGGCGCTCCCGCGACGGGCCGCTTCGCCGACCCTCAGACGTACACCCCCAAGCATCTCGCCGACAAGATCCTCACCACGCGCGCCCAGCTCGAGGGCGAGCGCAAGCTCGTCACCGTGCTCTTTGCCGACGTCAAGGGCTCGATGGAGCTCCTCGCCGACCGCGATCCCGAAGAGGCGCGCAAGATCCTCGACCCCGTCCTCGAACGGATGATGGAGGCGATCCACCGCTACGAAGGCACCGTCAACCAGGTCATGGGCGACGGGATCATGGCGCTCTTCGGCGCGCCGGTCGCCCACGAGGACCACGCGGTGCGGGCCTGCCACGCCGCGCTCCGCATGCAGGAGACGGTCGGCTGGTACGCGGACGAGCTGCGCCGGAGCCAGGGCATCGACGTCCAGATCCGCGTCGGGCTCAACTCGGGCGAGGTCGTGGTCCGCGCCATCGACAGCGACCTGCACATGGACTACTCCGCGATCGGCCAGACGACGCATCTCGCCGCGCGCATGGAGCAGCTGGCGCGGCCGGGCACGGCGCTGATGACCAAGGACACGCTGCGGCTGGCCGAGGGGTACATCGAAGTCCGGCCGTTGGGCCCGGTGCCGGTGCGGGGACTTGCCGAGTCGGTGGAGATTTTCGAGATCGTCCGCGCCGGGGCTGTCCGCTCGCGGCTGCAGGCGGCGGCCGCGCGCGGGCTCACCCCCTTCGTCGGGCGCGACGGCGAGCTGGGGCGCCTGCGCGAGACGCTCGAGAAGGCGCGGGCGGGGCAGGGGCAGATCGTGGCCGTGTCGGGCGAGCCCGGCGTGGGCAAGTCCCGCCTCTTCTGGGAGTTCACGCACTCGCACCGGACGCACGGCTGGCTCATCCTCGAGAGCTCGCCGGTGTCCTACGGGCGGATGACCTCGTACCTGCCGGTCAGCGATCTCCTCAAGACGTACTTCGGCATCGAGGATCACGACGACAAGCGGCGTATTCAAGAGAAGGTCACCGGCAAGATCTTGACGCTCGACGACAGCCTGCGGGGCACCATTCCCGTGTTCCTGGGGCTCCTCGACGTGACCACGGATGAGGCCGAACAGAACACCGACCCGCGCGAGCGCCGGCGTCGGACCCTCGACGCGCTCAAGCGCCTGCTGCTGCGCGAGAGCCAGGTGCAGCCGCTCCTCGTGATCTTCGAGAATCTCCACTGGTTGGACGGGGAGACGCAGGCGTTCCTCGACAGCCTGGTCGAGAGCCTGCCGGCGGCGCGCCTGCTGCTGATGGTGAACTACCGGCCGGAGTACACGCACGGCTGGGGCAGCAAGAGCTACTACACGCAGTTCCGCATCGACCCGCTCGAGCCCGAGAGCGCGGACGAGCTCCTCCAGGCGATCCTGGGCAACGATGCGGCCCTCGCCCCGCTCAAAAAGCTTCTAGTGTCGCAAACCGAGGGCAATCCCTTCTTCCTCGAGGAGTGCGTCCAGTCCCTGGTCGAGACCGGCGCGCTCGCGGGCGATCGCGGCCAGTACCGCATGGCGAAGTCCGTCGAGACGTTGCAGATGCCGCCGACCGTCCAGGCGGTGCTGGCCTCGCGCATCGACAGGCTCGAGCCCGAGGACAAGCGCCTGCTGCAGGCCGCTTCCGTCATCGGCAAGGACGTGCCCTTCGCGCTCCTCGACGCCATCGCCGATCTCCCAGAGGAGGCGCTGCGCGCGGGGCTCCTGCGGCTGCAGTCGGCCGAGTTCATCTACGAGACGACGCTCTTCCCGGCGCTGGAGTACACCTTCAAGCACGCGCTCACCCACGACGTCGCCTACGGCAGCCTGGTCACGGGCCGGCGGAAGGTGCTGCACGCGCGGCTGGTGGACGCGCTCGAGCACCTCTACGCCGACCGCTTGGGCGAGCAGGTCGAGCGCCTGGCGCACCACGCGGTGCGCGGGGACGCGTGGGAGAAGGCGATCGGCTATCTCCGCCAGGCTGGAGCCAAGGCGACCTCGCGCGCCGGCAACCAGGAGGCCGTCGCGTTCCTCGAGCAGGCGCTCCAGGCGCTCACCCACCTGCCGGAGGGGCGCGCCAAGCTCGAGCAGACGATCGACATCCGGCTCGAGCTGCGGCCGCCGCTGCTCCAGCTCGGACGGCTGCGCGAGGTGCTCCAGCTCTCGAAGGAAGCCGAGCAGCTCGGCACCGAGCTGGGCGACGAGTCGCGCCTGGGGCGCGTGTACAGCTACCTCGTCAACTATCACTACCTGAACGGCGAGCCCGACCTCGCCATCGGCTACGGCGAGCGCTGCCTGCGTATCGCTGACGCGACCCAGGATCTCGCGCTGCAAGCCCTCGCCCGAGGCTACCTCGGCCTCTCGTGCCACGCGCAGGGGCAGTACCGGCGCGCCGAGCTCATCCTCCGGCAGAACGTGGACGCGCTCGCGCAGGCGCGCGGGACCGCCGCCGACCAGTCGGCCATCTCCTACGTCACGTCGAGCGGGTGGCTGGCCTTCACGCTGGCGGAGCTCGGCGACTTCCACGGCGCGGACGCCTGCGTGGACCAGGCGCTGCGCGTGGCGGACGGGGCCGGCCACGTGTACGGCCAGACCATTGCGCGTACCCTGGCCGGGCTGGTGTGGCTGCGACGCGGCCACCTCGAGCGGGCGCTCGGGCTCTTGCAGCCGAGCCTCGAGGCCTGCCGCGAGAAGCACCTCGACGTCTGGCGGCCCATCCCGGCCTCGCTGCTCGGGCTCGGGCTGGCGCTCTCCGGCAGGCTCGCCGAAGCGATGCCGCTGCTCGAGGATGGCGTGCACCTGAGCGAAGTCCTCGGTGTCAACGCGTACCTCGCGCTGTGGACGCTCCACTGGGCCGAGGGGCTCATGGCGGCGGGCGAGGGCGAGCGGGCCCGCGAGATGGCGCGGCACGCGCTCGATCTCGCCGTCGCGCACAAGGAGCGCGGGCACCAGGCCTGGGCGTGGCGCCTGCTCGGCGACCTGGCATCCCGCGGTGGAGCGCCGGCGCTCGCCGAGGCCGAGCAGCACTACCGGGAGTCGCTCGGCATCGCCGAGGAATTGCGCATGCAGCCCGTCGTCGCTCACGCCAAGATGGGCCTCGGGCGGGTCATGCGGCTCGCCGGCGACCGCGCGCGGGCCGAGGAGTATCTGGTGACGGCCTTCATGTTGTTCCGGGGCATGGACGTTCCATACTGGGTCAAGAAATGCGGAGAGGAGATGGTGCAGCTCGGAGAGATCTTCGTCGTCGCGCGATACAATCCGCAGCTCTATGATTACCTCCAGCGCGAGTTCAGCCACGAGGAGCGGATCCGCATCATCATGGACCGCCGGGTGGGCGAGCGCCGCCAGCGCGCGGTCCCCGCGTCGGGCGAGCGCCGGCAGAGCGACCGCCGCCGGCACGAGGACGTGGACGCGAACCTGCGCGAACGCGGTTTCGTGATCCTGCACAGCGGCAACGGCGCCTCGTGA
- a CDS encoding PPOX class F420-dependent oxidoreductase: MGIPLSDDVKALIRGANFAHLSTLMPDGSPQAAPVWVDLEGDRILIATGEGSLKAKNTRRDGRVALSVVAYANPYVETQLRGRVAERWKDADFKIMDRISRKYTGKEFPMRQNPEQRVVLVIEVERARFAKLPFAHTPA; the protein is encoded by the coding sequence ATGGGCATTCCGCTGTCTGACGACGTCAAGGCCCTGATCCGGGGCGCCAACTTCGCCCACCTGTCGACGCTGATGCCGGATGGCTCCCCCCAGGCGGCGCCCGTCTGGGTGGACCTTGAGGGCGACCGCATCCTCATCGCCACCGGCGAAGGCTCGCTCAAGGCCAAGAACACGCGGCGGGATGGGCGCGTGGCGCTCTCCGTGGTCGCCTACGCCAACCCTTACGTCGAGACGCAGCTCCGCGGCCGAGTGGCCGAGCGCTGGAAGGACGCCGACTTCAAGATCATGGACCGCATCTCGCGCAAGTACACCGGCAAGGAGTTCCCGATGCGGCAGAATCCGGAGCAGCGCGTGGTGCTGGTGATCGAGGTCGAGCGCGCGCGGTTCGCCAAGCTGCCCTTCGCGCACACGCCGGCCTGA
- a CDS encoding methylated-DNA--[protein]-cysteine S-methyltransferase: MTGGEASTAIELRTDTIDSELGPIVVVTDARALCALDFGDCEERMKELLTRRFEDLVLRHEANPLGVSEKVRAYLAGDLHSFDGIAVDPGGTEFQQTVWSALRKIPVGTTRTYGQLAASIGRPTASRAVGLANSLNPVAIVIPCHRVIGSNASLTGYAGGLPRKQWLLRHEGALL; the protein is encoded by the coding sequence GTGACCGGGGGCGAAGCCTCGACGGCCATCGAGCTCAGGACCGACACGATCGACTCCGAGCTCGGCCCCATCGTCGTCGTCACGGACGCCCGGGCGCTCTGCGCGCTCGACTTCGGTGACTGCGAGGAGCGCATGAAGGAGCTCCTCACGCGCCGCTTCGAGGACCTCGTGCTCCGGCACGAAGCGAATCCGCTCGGCGTGAGCGAGAAAGTCCGCGCCTACCTCGCGGGCGACCTCCACTCGTTCGACGGCATCGCGGTGGACCCGGGCGGCACGGAGTTCCAGCAGACGGTCTGGTCGGCGCTCAGGAAGATTCCGGTCGGGACCACGCGCACCTACGGTCAGCTCGCCGCCTCGATCGGACGTCCCACCGCCTCGCGCGCGGTCGGGCTCGCCAACTCTCTCAACCCCGTGGCCATCGTCATCCCGTGTCACCGCGTGATCGGGAGCAACGCGTCCCTCACGGGCTACGCGGGCGGGCTTCCGCGCAAACAGTGGCTCCTGCGCCACGAAGGCGCGCTCCTCTGA
- a CDS encoding ATP-binding protein, whose product MRRLFARIYLHFLGVLLVVAVAASLVFAFTARSAFVQESAWRTSRHAGRIVGEVFRDPPELARRVKLLHDELEIDLVVRDLEGRVLAAAGAEPPAFTAEELGQARTGRRIVHPTPAWSTVGPVREPGTGAVIGTVVSAAQQRPLWAAFTRPALILSLVLVLVAIASALLARRISRPVERLTEAVRRLGAGDLAARVPIGTRNGEDELSELTRAFNDMAERIERLIAGQKELMANVSHELRSPLTRIRVALELLPHDGGADARLKDVEADLDELERLIEDVLTTTRLEATGVPPRLGMMDAREVLMDVAERAAGDPRLAAGSVRVAAGPAIELTADRALLRRALWNLVDNAAKYGAPPITLQVERDGDHVALSVTDQGDGIAPAERERVLAPFYRLDKARTPGEASGGFGLGLTLASRVAQVHDGAITIGPAETINGTERGCRVTLTLRTAPARVR is encoded by the coding sequence ATGCGCCGGCTTTTCGCGCGAATCTACCTCCACTTCCTGGGCGTGCTGCTGGTGGTCGCGGTCGCGGCGAGCCTGGTCTTCGCCTTCACCGCCCGCAGCGCCTTCGTCCAGGAGTCGGCCTGGCGGACGTCGCGCCACGCGGGCAGGATCGTGGGCGAGGTCTTCCGCGACCCGCCGGAGCTCGCGCGCCGCGTGAAGCTGCTCCACGACGAGCTCGAGATCGACCTGGTGGTACGCGACCTCGAGGGGCGAGTCCTCGCCGCCGCCGGCGCCGAGCCGCCCGCCTTCACCGCCGAGGAGCTCGGCCAGGCCCGAACCGGGCGGCGCATCGTCCACCCGACCCCAGCCTGGTCGACCGTCGGTCCGGTGCGCGAGCCGGGAACGGGCGCTGTCATCGGCACGGTCGTGAGCGCGGCGCAGCAGCGCCCCCTCTGGGCCGCCTTCACCCGCCCCGCCTTGATCCTGAGCCTTGTCCTCGTCCTCGTCGCCATCGCGTCCGCGCTCCTCGCCCGCCGCATCTCGCGCCCCGTCGAGCGGTTGACCGAGGCGGTGCGCCGGCTGGGCGCGGGCGACCTCGCCGCCCGCGTGCCGATCGGCACGCGGAATGGCGAGGACGAGCTCTCCGAGCTGACGCGGGCCTTCAACGACATGGCCGAGCGTATCGAGCGGCTGATCGCGGGGCAGAAGGAGCTCATGGCCAACGTCTCGCATGAGCTCCGCTCGCCGCTGACGCGGATCCGCGTCGCGCTCGAGCTCCTGCCGCACGACGGCGGTGCCGACGCGCGGCTCAAGGACGTGGAAGCGGATTTGGACGAGCTCGAGCGGCTGATCGAAGACGTGCTCACCACCACGCGGCTCGAGGCGACGGGGGTGCCGCCTCGCCTCGGGATGATGGACGCGCGCGAGGTCCTCATGGACGTCGCGGAGCGCGCCGCCGGCGATCCCCGGCTGGCCGCCGGCTCCGTGCGGGTCGCCGCGGGTCCGGCGATCGAGCTCACGGCCGATCGCGCGCTGCTCCGGCGCGCGCTCTGGAACCTCGTGGACAACGCGGCCAAGTACGGCGCCCCGCCCATCACGCTCCAGGTCGAGCGGGACGGAGATCACGTGGCGCTGTCGGTCACGGACCAGGGTGACGGCATAGCGCCGGCGGAGCGCGAGCGGGTCTTGGCGCCCTTCTACCGGCTCGACAAGGCGCGCACACCGGGCGAGGCATCGGGCGGCTTCGGCCTCGGCCTCACGCTGGCCAGCCGCGTAGCCCAAGTCCACGACGGCGCCATCACCATCGGCCCCGCCGAGACGATCAACGGGACCGAGCGTGGCTGCCGGGTGACGCTGACGCTCAGAACCGCGCCGGCAAGAGTACGATAG
- a CDS encoding response regulator transcription factor: MAYRTAALLIDDDARLGALVAEYLGKHEIDVTIAGDGPRGLIALHKSRPDLVLLDLMLPGMDGLEVCRKIRATAEWASLPVIMLTAKGEDVDKVVGLEVGADDYLAKPFNPRELLARIRAVLRRTRPAATPPRLRVGRLELDFAAREVTVNGKRRVLTHHEFELLATLARAAGRVLSREQILEALKGQAEAFDRSIDVHIAKLRAKLETDPKEPRYLKTVRGVGYMLAREAD; this comes from the coding sequence ATGGCGTACCGCACGGCCGCGCTCCTCATCGACGACGACGCCCGCCTGGGCGCCCTGGTGGCGGAATATCTCGGCAAGCACGAGATCGACGTCACGATCGCAGGTGACGGGCCGCGCGGCCTGATCGCGCTCCACAAGAGCCGCCCCGACCTCGTCCTGCTCGACCTGATGCTGCCCGGCATGGACGGCCTCGAGGTCTGCCGCAAGATCCGCGCGACGGCCGAGTGGGCCTCCCTGCCCGTCATCATGCTGACCGCCAAGGGCGAGGACGTGGACAAGGTGGTTGGGCTCGAAGTCGGCGCCGACGACTACCTCGCCAAACCCTTCAACCCCCGCGAGCTCCTGGCGCGGATCCGCGCCGTGCTGCGGCGCACCCGTCCCGCCGCGACGCCGCCGCGGCTGCGGGTGGGACGGCTCGAGCTCGACTTCGCCGCGCGAGAGGTGACGGTGAACGGCAAGCGGCGCGTCCTCACCCACCACGAGTTCGAGCTCCTCGCCACGCTCGCGCGGGCGGCCGGCCGCGTGCTCTCGCGCGAGCAGATCCTCGAGGCGCTCAAAGGCCAGGCCGAAGCCTTCGACCGCTCGATCGACGTCCACATCGCCAAGCTCCGCGCCAAGCTCGAGACCGATCCCAAGGAGCCGCGCTACCTCAAGACCGTCCGCGGCGTCGGCTACATGCTCGCGCGCGAGGCAGACTGA
- a CDS encoding TetR family transcriptional regulator, which yields MATVSLLRPRQHPVGHHPARTRERILASALREFSDKGFAGARVDRIARRARINKRMLYHYFGNKAHLFREILARKVRERSAWAVTAPDDAAESLAFWFDAACRDRDWVRLMEWEALGSAEGAVSGDAERRAAFQKGVGQVRDRQARGLLRADLDPGHLLLAMVALTTFPTAFPQFTLLLTGLRPTDRAFVTRHAAFLRRLADGLRPARQRQPAEARR from the coding sequence ATGGCCACAGTCTCTCTGCTGCGACCCCGCCAGCACCCCGTCGGGCACCACCCGGCGCGCACCCGCGAGCGCATTCTCGCCTCTGCGCTCAGGGAGTTCTCCGACAAGGGCTTTGCCGGCGCGCGCGTGGATCGCATCGCACGGCGGGCGCGTATCAACAAGCGAATGCTCTACCACTACTTCGGGAACAAGGCGCATCTCTTCCGCGAGATCCTCGCCCGCAAGGTCCGCGAGCGGTCCGCGTGGGCCGTGACGGCCCCGGACGACGCCGCCGAGAGCCTGGCGTTCTGGTTCGACGCGGCCTGCCGGGACCGCGACTGGGTGCGGCTCATGGAGTGGGAGGCGCTCGGCTCGGCCGAGGGGGCGGTGAGCGGGGATGCCGAGCGCCGCGCCGCCTTCCAGAAGGGCGTGGGCCAGGTGCGCGATCGGCAGGCGCGCGGGCTGCTCCGCGCCGACCTCGATCCCGGGCATCTCCTGCTCGCGATGGTCGCGCTGACGACATTCCCTACGGCCTTCCCGCAGTTCACCCTCCTGCTGACCGGGCTCAGGCCGACGGACCGCGCCTTCGTGACGCGCCACGCCGCCTTCCTCCGGCGGCTGGCCGACGGCCTGAGACCCGCGCGTCAGCGCCAGCCCGCGGAGGCCCGGCGATGA